One region of Anthonomus grandis grandis chromosome 22, icAntGran1.3, whole genome shotgun sequence genomic DNA includes:
- the LOC126749145 gene encoding protein mono-ADP-ribosyltransferase PARP16-like, giving the protein METEERNNILKLDERVEAETEEQSSTSITLKVNVSKTALENDEYSEVDKLKDFISKNLKGCDVAICVVAAALNSFRSDQLLRPFPQSFINDKNEKDFGALKKACDKIPLLSEFITLPSKTIPKDVSNLLTWIFFESGLPMLKLNSLKSLPLSVVNEKASINELPQYVFEVSYNKKFEESWKTRIGQRGIFYAFHGSSVTNFYSILKFGLQQNFNRGKEVIFGNGIYLSNEISVCTNYSPFGETWGNSTLGSKHSIIAVCEVINDVEDVKCKDVKNKRRAINQNSYGEIPENYFVVTNSELVKVKYLLVYRFNSPSIVRSIIRKHLWWILIILYIIMLIFIGMSNSPSYRRFMRYLRSFLE; this is encoded by the exons ATGGAAACAGAAGAaaggaataatattttaaagttagaTGAAAGAGTAGAGGCAGAAACTGAGGAACAGAGCTCTACCTCCATAACTCTAAAAGTGAATGTCTCTAAGACTGCCCTGGAGAATGATGAATATTCTGAAGTAGATAAACTCAAAGATTTTatcagtaaaaatttaaaaggatgtGATGTAGCTATTTGTGTTGTTGCGGCAGCTTTAAATTCCTTTAGAAGTGATCAGCTCTTAAGACCTTTTCCTCAGtcatttattaatgataaaaatgaaaagGATTTTGGTGCACTT AAAAAAGCCTGTGATAAAATACCATTGCTCTCAGAGTTCATAACTCTTCCTTCAAAAACCATTCCCAAAGATGTTTCAAATCTTTTAACTTGGATATTCTTTGAATCAGGGTTGCCTATGCTAAAACTTAATTCTTTA AAAAGCCTGCCATTGTCTGTAGTAAATGAGAAAGCCAGTATAAATGAACTACCCCAGTATGTATTTGAGGTTTCATACAACAAGAAGTTTGAAGAAAGTTGGAAAACCCGAATTGGCCAAAGAggtattttttatgcatttcaTGGCAGCTCTGTAACcaatttttattccattttgAAATTTGGGCTACAACAGAATTTTAATAGAGGAAAg gaAGTAATATTTGGTAATGGAATATACTTGTCAAATGAAATATCAGTCTGCACTAATTACTCTCCATTTGGAGAAACTTGGGGCAATAGTACATTAGGCAGTAAGCATAGCATTATTGCAGTATGTGAAGTCATAAATGATGTGGAGGATGTCAAAtgcaaag ATGTCAAGAATAAAAGGAGAGCAATCAATCAGAATAGTTATGGTGAAATTCCCGAAAACTACTTTGTGGTAACAAATAGTGAGTTAGTGAAAGTCAAGTATTTACTAGTCTATAGATTCAATAGTCCGTCAATTGTAAGATCAATTATAAGAAAACATCTTTGGTGGATTTTAATTATCTTATACATCATTATGCTAATATTTATTGGTATGTCCAATAGTCCTTCGTACCGGAGGTTTATGAGGTATTTACGTTCTTTCCTAGAGTAA